One window from the genome of Cryptomeria japonica chromosome 6, Sugi_1.0, whole genome shotgun sequence encodes:
- the LOC131072463 gene encoding uncharacterized protein LOC131072463, with protein sequence MPRPGARPYECIRRAWHGDDHLILRGTLIQEIFRVVNEIHCPTTRKKKEWQEKLPMVVLRAEDILYSKANSEAEYMDLKTLRSRLNDSINTMIRRDVSTEGGQFLEPCVEAALSLGCLPRKGSRGQRHNSRSSEGGNQKPTMASSPPAMGNSSNYKYSEEEIRLQRNGVHLSAVNPAYHFLDSQRYILASIPSPLVCPGSLLCSPSVITVPSQNGSHLFSPSLHNRSHIETLLNFNQGAIPAECCAQFYEQTYAGTIQGGGQVQLPLPQLGTRRTETGPISMPLCCPQLSTSTINAISTTRGIPSSYMMNVASIASSSGEGTSSSATSAVCFVHPDLNSQIQVPCFSSQMRCLPQTDPATEVAAVLALDEQKPNMHPPSRHLQTVTGYTPTEEISSEQALNTHDLQLRLGPPGNTNTFSTIAYKDPCSNNAWTQRAN encoded by the exons ATGCCAAGGCCTGGAGCCAGACCATATGAATGTATTCGCAGAGCATGGCATGGTGATGACCACCTCATCCTCAGAGGCACCTTGATACAGGAGATTTTcag GGTTGTCAATGAGATTCATTGTCCAAcaacaaggaaaaagaaagaatGGCAAGAGAAATTGCCTATGGTGGTTCTAAGAGCGGAGGATATTCTCTACTCCAAAGCAAATTCAGAG GCAGAGTACATGGACCTTAAAACTTTGCGTTCTCGTCTAAATGATTCCATAAATACCATGATACGGAGAGATGTGAGTACCGAAGGTGGTCAATTTTTGGAACCCTGCGTGGAAG CGGCTTTATCACTGGGATGCCTTCCAAGAAAGGGCAGTCGAGGGCAAAGGCATAATTCGCGCTCCTCTGAAGGTGGCAATCAGAAACCAACAATGGCTTCCTCACCACCTGCCATGGGCAATTCTAGTAACTACAAATATTCAGAGGAGGAAATTAGGCTCCAGAGGAATGGTGTTCATCTTTCTGCAGTAAACCCTGCATACCATTTCTTAGATTCTCAACGCTATATTTTAGCCTCTATTCCTTCTCCACTTGTCTGTCCAGGTTCACTGCTTTGTTCTCCTAGTGTTATCACTGTTCCTTCACAAAATGGGTCACACCTCTTCAGCCCTAGTCTACATAACAGAAGCCACATTGAGACATTGTTGAATTTCAACCAAGGAGCAATTCCTGCAGAATGTTGTGCTCAGTTTTATGAGCAAACATATGCAGGCACCATCCAAGGAGGAGGGCAAGTGCAGCTGCCTCTGCCCCAACTAGGAACAAGAAGAACAGAGACCGGACCTATTTCTATGCCCTTGTGTTGCCCCCAGCTTTCCACGTCTACAATTAATGCAATATCTACTACAAGAGGCATCCCTTCATCATATATGATGAATGTTGCTTCAATTGCTTCATCCTCTGGTGAAGGCACATCAAGCTCTGCTACATCTGCTGTTTGTTTTGTCCATCCAGATTTAAACTCTCAAATTCAAGTCCCTTGTTTCAGTTCCCAGATGAGATGTCTCCCACAAACAGATCCTGCAACGGAGGTAGCAGCAGTCCTCGCCTTGGATGAACAAAAACCCAATATGCATCCTCCAAGCAGACACCTACAGACTGTAACAGGGTATACACCTACGGAGGAAATAAGTTCAGAACAAGCACTAAACACCCATGATCTACAATTACGCCTTGGGCCACCTGGAAACACAAACACTTTCTCCACCATTGCTTATAAAGATCCATGTTCCAACAATGCCTGGACTCAAAGAGCAAATTGA